From a region of the Arachis ipaensis cultivar K30076 chromosome B09, Araip1.1, whole genome shotgun sequence genome:
- the LOC107616466 gene encoding protein FAR1-RELATED SEQUENCE 5-like: MGQEFSHEGVNSEHTSYDQYEQEEEKYEEVDVDYMDEDDTNVEPMFDYHGFDEGYNIDSLEDIGMIEFWNIRDEDVCHFHFSDVDIAFEFYNRYARTRGFSARKNRTRKSRVGALKLKNFVCHREGFRPQNNYGIGNLKRKPTPETRCGCSAMMEIRVDAPSGRWFISYFSNEHNHPLLDPRLTGLLPGHRFMSEADIGHMVNMKKGGISVWQIYRALANQACGYEYLSFTQRDMYNKIAKQRRQLSGDAYAALKYLEDQATNDPSLYFNHHMDADGTLHNLFWCNGLSRADYSLFGDVLAFNATYKRNKYMCPLVVFSGVNHHNQTIIFAAALICDEKKDTYRWLLQQLKVAMNGKAPVSVITDGDLSMKFAIEKEFPNAHHRLCAWHLIRNATSNIGKPQFTSMFKKCMLGDYEIDVFHQKWFEIVEEFGVKNKNWVLDIYIKRDIHGQLHI; encoded by the coding sequence ATGGGTCAAGAATTTTCTCATGAAGGGGTTAATAGCGAGCATACATCATATGATCAATATGAGCAGGAGGAAGAAAAATATGAGGAAGTTGACGTGGATTATATGGATGAGGACGACACAAATGTGGAACCAATGTTCGATTATCACGGCTTCGATGAAGGGTATAACATTGACTCACTTGAAGACATTGGGATGATTGAATTTTGGAACATCAGGGATGAAGATGTATGTCATTTTCACTTTTCTGATGTCGACATTGCATTTGAGTTCTACAATAGATATGCGAGGACAAGAGGCTTTAGTGCTCGGAAGAACAGGACTAGGAAGAGTCGTGTGGGCGCACTTAAGTTGAAGAATTTTGTATGTCATCGTGAAGGATTTAGACCACAAAATAATTACGGCATTGGAAACCTTAAGAGAAAACCTACACCCGAGACAAGGTGTGGCTGCAGTGCAATGATGGAGATTCGTGTAGATGCACCTAGTGGTCGTtggtttatttcttatttttctaatGAACACAATCATCCGCTTCTGGATCCTCGGTTGACTGGATTGCTTCCTGGGCATAGATTCATGTCTGAGGCTGATATTGGCCACATGGTTAACATGAAAAAGGGTGGGATTAGTGTTTGGCAGATATATCGGGCATTAGCAAATCAGGCATGTGGCTACGAGTATCTCTCTTTCACGCAAAGGGACATGTACAATAAAATAGCAAAGCAGAGGCGCCAATTATCCGGTGATGCATATGCAGCTTTGAAGTATCTAGAAGATCAAGCAACAAATGATCCTTCTCTCTATTTTAATCATCACATGGATGCCGATGGTACTTTGCACAATTTATTCTGGTGCAATGGTCTCAGTAGGGCAGACTACTCATTATTTGGTGATGTGCTGGCTTTTAATGCTACCTATAAGAGGAATAAATATATGTGTCCACTTGTGGTATTTTCTGGTGTCAATCATCACAATCAAACAATTATCTTTGCTGCTGCTTTAATTTGCGATGAGAAAAAAGACACATATAGGTGGTTGCTACAACAACTGAAGGTGGCAATGAATGGGAAAGCACCTGTTTCGGTGATCACGGATGGTGATCTATCAATGAAGTTCGCCATTGAAAAAGAGTTTCCTAATGCACATCATAGATTATGTGCATGGCATCTGATTCGCAATGCAACAAGTAACATTGGCAAGCCCCAGTTTACCTCCATGTTTAAAAAGTGTATGCTAGGCGACTATGAAATTGATGTATTTCATCAAAAGTGGTTTGAAATAGTTGAGGAATTTGGTGTCAAAAACAAGAATTGGGTCctagatatatatataaaaagagacattcatgggCAACTGCACATATAA